Proteins encoded within one genomic window of Clupea harengus chromosome 10, Ch_v2.0.2, whole genome shotgun sequence:
- the guk1b gene encoding guanylate kinase 1b isoform X12, with product MAGPRPVVLSGPSGAGKSTLLKRLMKDYEGVFGFSVSHTTRNPRPGEVDGKGLSSLPMLLGAVLLPVADVLSSESSPDYHFTTREKMQEGIDKGEFIENAEFSGNLYGTSKSAIEDVKAKNLICILDVDIQGVKNIKETDLNPIYISVQPPSMEILEKRLRDRQTETEDSLQKRLDAARTDMELSNEPGMFDLVIVNDDLEAAYDQLKSALMEEIQKVQDAKNVMAGPRPVVLSGPSGAGKSTLLKRLMKDYEGVFGFSVSHTTRNPRPGEVDGKGLSSLPMLLGAVLLPVADILSSESPQDYHFTTRENVQEGIDKGEFIENAEFSGNMYGTSKSAIEDVQAQNLICILDVDIQGVKNIKETDLNPIYISVQPPSMEILEKRLRDRQTETEDSLQKRLDAARTDMELSNEPGMFDLVIVNDDLEAAYDQLKSALMEEIQKVQDAKDYTSSSTPAVCVMAGPRPVVLSGPSGAGKSTLLKRLMKDYEGVFGFSVSHTTRNPRPGEVDGKDYHFTTREKVQEGIDKEEFIENAEFSGNMYGTSKSAIEDVQAKNLICILDVDIQGVKNIKETDLNPIYISVQPPSMEILEKRLRDRQTETEDSLQKRLDAARTDMELSNEPGMFDLVIVNDDLEAAYDQLKSALMEEIQKVQDAKDYTSSSTPAVCVMAGPRPVVLSGPSGAGKSTLLKRLMKDYEGVFGFSVSHTTRDPRPGEVDGKDYHFTTREKVQEGIDKGEFIENAEFSGNMYGTSKSAIEDVQAQNLICILDVDIQGVKNIKETDLNPIYISVQPPSMEILEKRLRDRQTETEDSLQKRLDAARTDMELSNEPGMFDLVIVNDDLEAAYDQLKSALMEEIQKVQDTKDCTSSSTHAVCVMAGPRPVVLSGPSGAGKSTLLKRLMKDYEGVFGFSVSHTTRDPRPGEVDGKDYHFTTREKVQEGIDKGEFIENAEFSGNMYGTSKSAIEDVKAKNLICILDVDIQGVKNIKETDLNPIYISVQPPSMEILEKRLRDRQTETEDSLQKRLDAARTDMELSNEPGMFDLVIVNDDLEAAYDQLKSALMEEIQKVQDAKDCTSSSTPAVCVMAGPRPVVLSGPSGAGKSTLLKRLMKDYEGVFGFSVSHTTRNPRPGEVDGKGLSSLPMLLGAVLLPVADVLSSESSPDYHFTTREKMQEDIDKGEFIENAEFSGNMYGTSKSAIEDVQAQNLICILDVDIQGVKNIKETDLNPIYISVQPPSMEILEKRLRDRQTETEDSLQKRLDAARTDMELSNEPGMFDLVIVNDDLEAAYDQLKSALMEEIQKVQDAKDCTSSSTPAVCVMAGPRPVVLSGPSGAGKSTLLKRLMKDYEGVFGFSVSHTTRNPRPGEVDGKGLSSLPMLLGAVLLPVADVLSSESSPDYHFTTREKMQEDIDKGEFIENAEFSGNMYGTSKSAIEDVQAQNLICILDVDIQGVKNIKETDLNPIYISVQPPSMEILEKRLRDRQTETEDSLQKRLDAARTDMELSNEPGMFDLVIVNDDLEAAYDQLKSALMEEIQKVQDAKE from the exons ATGGCTGGACCCAGGCCTGTAGTTCTGAGCGGCCCCTCTGGCGCAGGGAAGAGCACTCTGCTGAAGAGGCTTATGAAGGATTATGAAGGAGTCTTTGGCTTCAGCGTGTCCC ATACAACAAGAAATCCCCGTCCTGGTGAGGTAGACGGTAAAG GCCTGAGTAGCCTCCCAATGCTTCTGGGGGCTGTGTTACTGCCTGTAGCAGACGTCTTATCCTCTGAGTCTTCTCCAG ATTACCACTTCACCACCAGGGAGAAGATGCAAGAGGGTATCGATAAAGGAGAGTTCATTGAGAATGCAGAGTTCTCAGGGAACTTGTACGGAACAAG TAAATCTGCTATTGAAGATGTCAAGGCAAAGAACCTCATCTGCATTCTCGATGTTGACATACAAGGAGTGAAAAACATCAAGGAGACTGACCTCAACCCCATTTACATCTCCGTCCAGCCCCCATCTATGGAGATCCTG GAAAAGCGtctaagagacagacagactgagacagagGACAGTTTACAGAAGCGCTTGGACGCTGCAAGGACAGACATGGAGCTCA GTAATGAACCTGGAATGTTTGACCTGGTCATCGTCAATGATGATTTAGAGGCAGCCTATGACCAGCTGAAAAGTGCTCTAATGGAG GAAATACAGAAGGTTCAGGATGCCAAGAA CGTGATGGCTGGACCCAGGCCTGTAGTTCTGAGCGGCCCCTCTGGCGCAGGGAAGAGCACTCTGCTGAAGAGGCTTATGAAGGATTATGAAGGAGTCTTTGGCTTCAGCGTGTCCC ATACAACAAGAAATCCCCGTCCTGGTGAGGTAGACGGTAAAG GCCTGAGTAGCCTCCCAATGCTTCTGGGGGCTGTGTTACTGCCAGTAGCAGACATCTTATCGTCTGAAA GCCCCCAAGATTACCACTTCACCACCAGGGAGAACGTGCAAGAGGGTATCGATAAAGGAGAGTTCATTGAGAATGCCGAGTTCTCAGGGAACATGTATGGAACAAG TAAATCTGCTATTGAAGATGTCCAGGCACAGAACCTCATCTGCATTCTCGATGTTGACATACAAGGAGTGAAAAACATCAAGGAGACTGACCTCAACCCCATCTACATCTCCGTCCAGCCCCCATCTATGGAGATCCTG GAAAAGCGtctaagagacagacagactgagacagagGACAGTTTACAGAAGCGCTTAGACGCTGCAAGGACAGACATGGAGCTCA GTAATGAACCTGGAATGTTTGACCTGGTCATCGTCAATGATGATTTAGAGGCAGCCTATGACCAGCTGAAAAGTGCTCTAATGGAG GAAATACAGAAGGTTCAGGATGCCAAGGACTATACATCATCTTCAACccctgctgtgtg CGTGATGGCTGGACCCAGGCCTGTAGTTCTGAGTGGCCCCTCTGGCGCAGGGAAGAGCACTCTGCTGAAGAGGCTTATGAAGGATTATGAAGGAGTCTTTGGCTTCAGCGTGTCCC ATACAACAAGAAATCCCCGTCCTGGTGAGGTAGACGGTAAAG ATTACCACTTCACCACCAGGGAGAAGGTGCAAGAGGGTATCGATAAAGAAGAGTTCATTGAGAATGCCGAGTTCTCAGGGAACATGTATGGAACAAG TAAATCTGCTATTGAAGATGTCCAGGCAAAGAACCTCATCTGCATTCTCGATGTTGACATACAAGGAGTGAAAAACATCAAGGAGACTGACCTCAACCCCATCTACATCTCCGTCCAGCCCCCATCTATGGAGATCCTG GAAAAGCGtctaagagacagacagactgagacagagGACAGTTTACAGAAGCGCTTAGACGCTGCAAGGACAGACATGGAGCTCA GTAATGAACCTGGAATGTTTGACCTGGTCATCGTCAATGATGATTTAGAGGCAGCCTATGACCAGCTGAAAAGTGCTCTAATGGAG GAAATACAGAAGGTTCAGGATGCCAAGGACTATACATCATCTTCAACCCCTGCTGTGTG CGTGATGGCTGGACCCAGGCCTGTAGTTCTGAGCGGCCCCTCTGGCGCAGGGAAGAGCACTCTGCTGAAGAGGCTTATGAAGGATTATGAAGGAGTCTTTGGCTTCAGCGTGTCCC ATACAACAAGAGATCCCCGTCCTGGTGAGGTAGACGGTAAAG ATTACCACTTCACCACCAGGGAGAAGGTGCAAGAGGGTATCGATAAAGGAGAGTTCATTGAGAATGCCGAGTTCTCAGGGAACATGTATGGAACAAG TAAATCTGCTATTGAAGATGTCCAGGCACAGAACCTCATCTGCATTCTCGATGTTGACATACAAGGAGTGAAAAACATCAAGGAGACTGACCTCAACCCCATCTACATCTCCGTCCAGCCCCCATCTATGGAGATCCTG GAAAAGCGtctaagagacagacagactgagacagagGACAGTTTACAGAAGCGCTTGGACGCTGCAAGGACAGACATGGAGCTCA GTAATGAACCTGGAATGTTTGACCTGGTCATCGTCAATGATGATTTAGAGGCAGCCTATGACCAGCTGAAAAGTGCTCTAATGGAG GAAATACAGAAGGTTCAGGATACCAAGGACTGTACATCATCTTCAACccatgctgtgtg CGTGATGGCTGGACCCAGGCCTGTAGTTCTGAGCGGCCCCTCTGGCGCAGGGAAGAGCACTCTGCTGAAGAGGCTTATGAAGGATTATGAAGGAGTCTTTGGCTTCAGCGTGTCCC ATACAACAAGAGATCCCCGTCCTGGTGAGGTAGACGGTAAAG ATTACCACTTCACCACCAGGGAGAAGGTGCAAGAGGGTATCGATAAAGGAGAGTTCATTGAGAATGCCGAGTTCTCAGGGAACATGTATGGAACAAG TAAATCTGCTATTGAAGATGTCAAGGCAAAGAACCTCATCTGCATTCTCGATGTTGACATACAAGGAGTGAAAAACATCAAGGAGACTGACCTCAACCCCATCTACATCTCCGTCCAGCCCCCATCTATGGAGATCCTG GAAAAGCGtctaagagacagacagactgagacagagGACAGTTTACAGAAGCGCTTGGACGCTGCAAGGACAGACATGGAGCTCA GTAATGAACCTGGAATGTTTGACCTGGTCATCGTCAATGATGATTTAGAGGCAGCCTATGACCAGCTGAAAAGTGCTCTAATGGAG GAAATACAGAAGGTTCAGGATGCCAAGGACTGTACATCATCTTCAACccctgctgtgtg CGTGATGGCTGGACCCAGGCCTGTAGTTCTGAGCGGCCCCTCTGGCGCAGGGAAGAGCACTCTGCTGAAGAGGCTTATGAAGGATTATGAAGGAGTCTTTGGCTTCAGCGTGTCcc ATACAACAAGAAATCCCCGTCCTGGTGAGGTAGACGGTAAAG GCCTGAGTAGCCTCCCAATGCTTCTGGGGGCTGTGTTACTGCCTGTAGCAGACGTCTTATCCTCTGAGTCTTCTCCAG ATTACCACTTCACCACCAGGGAGAAGATGCAAGAGGATATCGATAAAGGAGAGTTCATTGAGAATGCCGAGTTCTCAGGGAACATGTATGGAACAAG TAAATCTGCTATTGAAGATGTCCAGGCACAGAACCTCATCTGCATTCTCGATGTTGACATACAAGGAGTGAAAAACATCAAGGAGACTGACCTCAACCCCATCTACATCTCCGTCCAGCCCCCATCTATGGAGATCCTG GAAAAGCGtctaagagacagacagactgagacagagGACAGTTTACAGAAGCGCTTGGACGCTGCAAGGACAGACATGGAGCTCA GTAATGAACCTGGAATGTTTGACCTGGTCATCGTCAATGATGATTTAGAGGCAGCCTATGACCAGCTGAAAAGTGCTCTAATGGAG GAAATACAGAAGGTTCAGGATGCCAAGGACTGTACATCATCTTCAACccctgctgtgtg CGTGATGGCTGGACCCAGGCCTGTAGTTCTGAGCGGCCCCTCTGGCGCAGGGAAGAGCACTCTGCTGAAGAGGCTTATGAAGGATTATGAAGGAGTCTTTGGCTTCAGCGTGTCcc ATACAACAAGAAATCCCCGTCCTGGTGAGGTAGACGGTAAAG GCCTGAGTAGCCTCCCAATGCTTCTGGGGGCTGTGTTACTGCCTGTAGCAGACGTCTTATCCTCTGAGTCTTCTCCAG ATTACCACTTCACCACCAGGGAGAAGATGCAAGAGGATATCGATAAAGGAGAGTTCATTGAGAATGCCGAGTTCTCAGGGAACATGTATGGAACAAG TAAATCTGCTATTGAAGATGTCCAGGCACAGAACCTCATCTGCATTCTCGATGTTGACATACAAGGAGTGAAAAACATCAAGGAGACTGACCTCAACCCCATCTACATCTCCGTCCAGCCCCCATCTATGGAGATCCTG GAAAAGCGtctaagagacagacagactgagacagagGACAGTTTACAGAAGCGCTTGGACGCTGCAAGGACAGACATGGAGCTCA GTAATGAACCTGGAATGTTTGACCTGGTCATCGTCAATGATGATTTAGAGGCAGCCTATGACCAGCTGAAAAGTGCTCTAATGGAG GAAATACAGAAGGTTCAGGATGCCAAGGAGTAA
- the guk1b gene encoding guanylate kinase 1b isoform X8 — translation MAGPRPVVLSGPSGAGKSTLLKRLMKDYEGVFGFSVSHTTRNPRPGEVDGKGLSSLPMLLGAVLLPVADVLSSESSPDYHFTTREKMQEGIDKGEFIENAEFSGNLYGTSKSAIEDVKAKNLICILDVDIQGVKNIKETDLNPIYISVQPPSMEILEKRLRDRQTETEDSLQKRLDAARTDMELSNEPGMFDLVIVNDDLEAAYDQLKSALMEEIQKVQDAKNVMAGPRPVVLSGPSGAGKSTLLKRLMKDYEGVFGFSVSHTTRNPRPGEVDGKDYHFTTRENVQEGIDKGEFIENAEFSGNMYGTSKSAIEDVQAQNLICILDVDIQGVKNIKETDLNPIYISVQPPSMEILEKRLRDRQTETEDSLQKRLDAARTDMELSNEPGMFDLVIVNDDLEAAYDQLKSALMEEIQKVQDTKDCTSSSTHAVCVMAGPRPVVLSGPSGAGKSTLLKRLMKDYEGVFGFSVSHTTRDPRPGEVDGKDYHFTTREKVQEGIDKGEFIENAEFSGNMYGTSKSAIEDVKAKNLICILDVDIQGVKNIKETDLNPIYISVQPPSMEILEKRLRDRQTETEDSLQKRLDAARTDMELSNEPGMFDLVIVNDDLEAAYDQLKSALMEEIQKVQDAKDCTSSSTPAVCVMAGPRPVVLSGPSGAGKSTLLKRLMKDYEGVFGFSVSHTTRNPRPGEVDGKGLSSLPMLLGAVLLPVADVLSSESSPDYHFTTREKMQEDIDKGEFIENAEFSGNMYGTSKSAIEDVQAQNLICILDVDIQGVKNIKETDLNPIYISVQPPSMEILEKRLRDRQTETEDSLQKRLDAARTDMELSNEPGMFDLVIVNDDLEAAYDQLKSALMEEIQKVQDAKDCTSSSTPAVCVMAGPRPVVLSGPSGAGKSTLLKRLMKDYEGVFGFSVSHTTRNPRPGEVDGKGLSSLPMLLGAVLLPVADVLSSESSPDYHFTTREKMQEDIDKGEFIENAEFSGNMYGTSKSAIEDVQAQNLICILDVDIQGVKNIKETDLNPIYISVQPPSMEILEKRLRDRQTETEDSLQKRLDAARTDMELSNEPGMFDLVIVNDDLEAAYDQLKSALMEEIQKVQDAKE, via the exons ATGGCTGGACCCAGGCCTGTAGTTCTGAGCGGCCCCTCTGGCGCAGGGAAGAGCACTCTGCTGAAGAGGCTTATGAAGGATTATGAAGGAGTCTTTGGCTTCAGCGTGTCCC ATACAACAAGAAATCCCCGTCCTGGTGAGGTAGACGGTAAAG GCCTGAGTAGCCTCCCAATGCTTCTGGGGGCTGTGTTACTGCCTGTAGCAGACGTCTTATCCTCTGAGTCTTCTCCAG ATTACCACTTCACCACCAGGGAGAAGATGCAAGAGGGTATCGATAAAGGAGAGTTCATTGAGAATGCAGAGTTCTCAGGGAACTTGTACGGAACAAG TAAATCTGCTATTGAAGATGTCAAGGCAAAGAACCTCATCTGCATTCTCGATGTTGACATACAAGGAGTGAAAAACATCAAGGAGACTGACCTCAACCCCATTTACATCTCCGTCCAGCCCCCATCTATGGAGATCCTG GAAAAGCGtctaagagacagacagactgagacagagGACAGTTTACAGAAGCGCTTGGACGCTGCAAGGACAGACATGGAGCTCA GTAATGAACCTGGAATGTTTGACCTGGTCATCGTCAATGATGATTTAGAGGCAGCCTATGACCAGCTGAAAAGTGCTCTAATGGAG GAAATACAGAAGGTTCAGGATGCCAAGAA CGTGATGGCTGGACCCAGGCCTGTAGTTCTGAGCGGCCCCTCTGGCGCAGGGAAGAGCACTCTGCTGAAGAGGCTTATGAAGGATTATGAAGGAGTCTTTGGCTTCAGCGTGTCCC ATACAACAAGAAATCCCCGTCCTGGTGAGGTAGACGGTAAAG ATTACCACTTCACCACCAGGGAGAACGTGCAAGAGGGTATCGATAAAGGAGAGTTCATTGAGAATGCCGAGTTCTCAGGGAACATGTATGGAACAAG TAAATCTGCTATTGAAGATGTCCAGGCACAGAACCTCATCTGCATTCTCGATGTTGACATACAAGGAGTGAAAAACATCAAGGAGACTGACCTCAACCCCATCTACATCTCCGTCCAGCCCCCATCTATGGAGATCCTG GAAAAGCGtctaagagacagacagactgagacagagGACAGTTTACAGAAGCGCTTAGACGCTGCAAGGACAGACATGGAGCTCA GTAATGAACCTGGAATGTTTGACCTGGTCATCGTCAATGATGATTTAGAGGCAGCCTATGACCAGCTGAAAAGTGCTCTAATGGAG GAAATACAGAAGGTTCAGGATACCAAGGACTGTACATCATCTTCAACccatgctgtgtg CGTGATGGCTGGACCCAGGCCTGTAGTTCTGAGCGGCCCCTCTGGCGCAGGGAAGAGCACTCTGCTGAAGAGGCTTATGAAGGATTATGAAGGAGTCTTTGGCTTCAGCGTGTCCC ATACAACAAGAGATCCCCGTCCTGGTGAGGTAGACGGTAAAG ATTACCACTTCACCACCAGGGAGAAGGTGCAAGAGGGTATCGATAAAGGAGAGTTCATTGAGAATGCCGAGTTCTCAGGGAACATGTATGGAACAAG TAAATCTGCTATTGAAGATGTCAAGGCAAAGAACCTCATCTGCATTCTCGATGTTGACATACAAGGAGTGAAAAACATCAAGGAGACTGACCTCAACCCCATCTACATCTCCGTCCAGCCCCCATCTATGGAGATCCTG GAAAAGCGtctaagagacagacagactgagacagagGACAGTTTACAGAAGCGCTTGGACGCTGCAAGGACAGACATGGAGCTCA GTAATGAACCTGGAATGTTTGACCTGGTCATCGTCAATGATGATTTAGAGGCAGCCTATGACCAGCTGAAAAGTGCTCTAATGGAG GAAATACAGAAGGTTCAGGATGCCAAGGACTGTACATCATCTTCAACccctgctgtgtg CGTGATGGCTGGACCCAGGCCTGTAGTTCTGAGCGGCCCCTCTGGCGCAGGGAAGAGCACTCTGCTGAAGAGGCTTATGAAGGATTATGAAGGAGTCTTTGGCTTCAGCGTGTCcc ATACAACAAGAAATCCCCGTCCTGGTGAGGTAGACGGTAAAG GCCTGAGTAGCCTCCCAATGCTTCTGGGGGCTGTGTTACTGCCTGTAGCAGACGTCTTATCCTCTGAGTCTTCTCCAG ATTACCACTTCACCACCAGGGAGAAGATGCAAGAGGATATCGATAAAGGAGAGTTCATTGAGAATGCCGAGTTCTCAGGGAACATGTATGGAACAAG TAAATCTGCTATTGAAGATGTCCAGGCACAGAACCTCATCTGCATTCTCGATGTTGACATACAAGGAGTGAAAAACATCAAGGAGACTGACCTCAACCCCATCTACATCTCCGTCCAGCCCCCATCTATGGAGATCCTG GAAAAGCGtctaagagacagacagactgagacagagGACAGTTTACAGAAGCGCTTGGACGCTGCAAGGACAGACATGGAGCTCA GTAATGAACCTGGAATGTTTGACCTGGTCATCGTCAATGATGATTTAGAGGCAGCCTATGACCAGCTGAAAAGTGCTCTAATGGAG GAAATACAGAAGGTTCAGGATGCCAAGGACTGTACATCATCTTCAACccctgctgtgtg CGTGATGGCTGGACCCAGGCCTGTAGTTCTGAGCGGCCCCTCTGGCGCAGGGAAGAGCACTCTGCTGAAGAGGCTTATGAAGGATTATGAAGGAGTCTTTGGCTTCAGCGTGTCcc ATACAACAAGAAATCCCCGTCCTGGTGAGGTAGACGGTAAAG GCCTGAGTAGCCTCCCAATGCTTCTGGGGGCTGTGTTACTGCCTGTAGCAGACGTCTTATCCTCTGAGTCTTCTCCAG ATTACCACTTCACCACCAGGGAGAAGATGCAAGAGGATATCGATAAAGGAGAGTTCATTGAGAATGCCGAGTTCTCAGGGAACATGTATGGAACAAG TAAATCTGCTATTGAAGATGTCCAGGCACAGAACCTCATCTGCATTCTCGATGTTGACATACAAGGAGTGAAAAACATCAAGGAGACTGACCTCAACCCCATCTACATCTCCGTCCAGCCCCCATCTATGGAGATCCTG GAAAAGCGtctaagagacagacagactgagacagagGACAGTTTACAGAAGCGCTTGGACGCTGCAAGGACAGACATGGAGCTCA GTAATGAACCTGGAATGTTTGACCTGGTCATCGTCAATGATGATTTAGAGGCAGCCTATGACCAGCTGAAAAGTGCTCTAATGGAG GAAATACAGAAGGTTCAGGATGCCAAGGAGTAA